Below is a genomic region from Halostella litorea.
TTGTGCGCCGGCGCGCAGGCATCCGGCATGCGACGCGCCCTGCTGGCCTGCCTGTTCGTCCTCGCACTTTCCGGCTGTCTGGGTGCGGTGACGGACGACGGGGCCCGGACGACCGAACGAATCGAGGTGACGGTCGTCGAGGTGACCGACGGCGACACCGTCGAGGTGGCGTATCCCAACGGGACCCGCGAGACGGTTCGGCTGCTCGGCGTCGACACGCCGGAGGTCCACACCGAGAACGACCCCTCCGAGTTCGAGGGCGTCCCCGACACCGCCGCGGGGCGGGAGTGCCTGCGCGACTGGGGGCACCGGTCGTCTGAGTTCGCGCGGGCCGAACTGGTCGGCGAGGAGGTGACGCTCGTCGTCGACCCCGAGGCCGACCGCCGCGGCGGCTACGGCCGGTTGCTCGCCTACGTCGACTACGAGGACGGCCGGTTCAACCGGGCGCTGGTCGAACGGGGGTACGCCCGGCTCTACGACACGACGTTCGCCGACCGCGACGCCTACGCGTCGGCCGAGCGGTCGGCCCGCGGGAACGGGACCGGACTGTGGGCGTGTACCGACGCCTGACGGGGGCACTATTTTCACCCCCGGTTGCGTACGGTCGTCCATGAAGTTCGTCATCGTTGGGTACGGCCGCGTCGGCACCCGGACGGCCCGTATCCTCCGCGAGGAAGGCCACGAGGTCATCGTCGTCGAACGGGACGCGGAGAAGGCAAAGCGGGCCCGGAGCGACGGGTTCGAGACGGTCGAGGGCGACGGCGGCGAGGAGAGCGTGCTCGACGAGGCGGACCTGGACACGGTCGACGCCGTCGGCGGGATGACCGGCGACCTCAACGTCAACTTCGCGGCCTGCATGGTCGGCAAACACCACGGCTGCCGGACCGTGCTCCGCATCGACGAGGACTACCGCGAGGAGATATACGAGAAGTACGCCGACGACGTCGACGAGATCATCTACCCCGAGCGCCTCGGGGCCGCCGGCGCGAAGACCGCCCTGCTGGGCGGCGACTTCAACGTCGTCTCCGACCTCACCGAGAAGCTCCAGCTCACGGTGTTTACCATCCGCGAGGGGTCGCCGCTGGTCGGGGAGCGCATCAGCAGCGTCGACCTGCCGACGACGGCACGGATCTACGCCCACGGCCGGACCGACGAGCCGCTGACGATACCGCTGCCGGGGACCCGGATCGAGGCCGACGACCGGATCGCCGTCATCGTCGCGAGCGACGCCGTCGAGACGGTCCGCCAGTCGGTGCTGCCGGCGGCGTAACAGAGGAGGGGGAAAGTGGTGTGCCGAGGCGCGCGTCGGGAGGATGGGAGCTAATCGGGTCCGGTCGCGCGCCCGACCTGGGGTCGGGTCGCCGGTGACTTAAAAACCCGTCAGACGGGCGCACGACTCGACCCCCGCGGCGGCCATCCTGCGGGCGTCGGACGGCCGCCGGGGGTTCGCCGTTGCGTAGTTCTTTGGCCGAGGAACCCGTCGACCGCACCATGCACGGCACTGGCGCACCACTGTTGACACCGTTCGACGACGAGGGCGACGTCGACCACGACGCGCTCCGGGAACTCGCGACCTGGCTGACCGACGCCGGCGTCGACTTCCTCGTGCCCTGTGGCTCGACGAGCGAAGCGCCGCTTCTCACCCCCGACGAGCGCGAGCGCGTGGTCGCGACCGTCGCCGACGCGGTCGACTGCCCGGTCGTCGCCGGCACGGGGACCGAGGGCCTGCGGGCGTCGGTGCAGGCAGCCGAGCGCGCCGCCGCGGCCGGCGCGGACGCCGTCCTCGCCGTGACGCCCCACTACTACGACTACGGGCAGGAGGCCCTCGCGGAGTTCTACCGCGACCTCGCCGACGACAGCCCCGTCCCGGTGTACCTGTACAGCGTGCCGCCGTACACGGACGTCGCGCTCGAACCCGAGACGGTCGCGGCCGTCGCCGACCACGACAACGTCGCCGGGATCAAGGACTCCAGCGGCGACCTCACGCGCCTCCAGCGGACGATAGCCGGCGTCCCCGAGGACTTCGACGTGTTCGTCGGCAGCGGGAGCGTGTACGCGCTCGGCCTCGACGCCGGCGCGACGGGCGGCATCGTGGCGATATCGAACGTCACCCCGGAGCGCGCATCCGAGGTGTACCGCCGCTACCGGGACGGCGACGAGGCGGAGGCGCGGCGGATCAACCGGGACCTGATCGACCTCGAACAGGCGCTGGTCGTCCACGGCGCGCCCGGCTTCAAGGCGGGGGCGCGGGCGCGCGGCCAGCCGGCCGGCCGCGCGCGCCGCCCGTTCCGGCCGCTCGACGACGAGGCGCGCGAGGAGATCGCGGCGCTGGTCGCGGAGCGGACGTAGGCGCGGCGGCGTAACTGTTTCCGGGTTCGGTCCCGTTCGAACTGTACTCGGTATCGGTTTCTCGTAACGGTGATGCCCCTGCGACCGCTACGACGCGTGTGGCCACTTCCACGGACCACGCCGTCCGCGACCGGCTCGCGTTCACCGCCGGCGAGGTGACCGGCGCGCTAGGGGATTCGGTTACGGTGCTCCCCATCGTCGTCGCGTTAGGGGCGACGACGGCGGTGTCGCTGCCCCACGTCCTCCTGCTGTTCGGCGCCTTCCAGGTCGTCTGGGGGCTGGTCTACGGCCTGCCGCTCTCCGTCGAGCCGATGAAGGCGCTGGCGGGGCTGGCCATCGCCGGCGCGCTGACCGCGGGGGAACTCGCGGCCGCGGGGCTGGTCGCTGGCGTCGCCCTGCTCGCGCTCGGCGCGGTCGGCGCGCTCGACCGCATCGAGAGCGCGGTCGGCCGGCCCGTCGTGCGGGGGATCCAGCTCGCGGTGGCGCTGTTGTTGCTGGAGACCGGGCTGTCGCTCGGCGCGGCGAACCTCGCGCTCGCTGGGGTGGGCGCGGGCGTCGCGCTCGTCGCCGTCGTCGCGCGGCGCGGGCGGGCGAGCGCGCTGGCCGTCCTCGCCGTCGGGGCCGCCATCGCCGTCGCCGAGGCGGGCGTCCCGTCGCCGGCCGTCCCGGAACTCGCCGCCTTCGCGAGCGGGACGCCGACGCTCTCGCCCGCGGCGCTCGAAGGCGCGGCCGCCCAGTTGGCGATGACCGTCGGCAACGCGGCGGTCGCCACCGCCGTCCTCTGTGCGGACCTGTTCGACCGCGACGTGTCGCCCGACGACCTCTCGACGAGCATGGGCGCGATGACGCTGTCGGCGGTGCCCCTCGGCGGGATCCCGATGTGTCACGGGAGCGGCGGCCTCGCCGGCAAGTACGCGTTCGGCGCGCGCACCGGCGGCGCGAACGTCGTCCTCGGCGTGCTGTACGTCGCCGTCGCGCTGGTCGCGGGCGGCGGGCTGGTGATGGCGTACCCGACGGCGCTGCTCGGCGTCCTGCTGGTCGTCGTCGCCTGGCAGCTCGGGCGGGCCGCCGCGGCGACCGACGACTACCTCCTGACGGCCGCGGTGGGGGTCGCCGGCCTGCTGATAAACGTCGGCGTCGCGTTCGTCGCCGGCGCGCTGGCGTTCCGCTACCTGCGGTAGCTTCGACCCGTTTTTGTCCGCCCGCCCCCTCGTGGCGACCATGACCGAGACGTGGGGCGACCTGTTCGACCGCGCGGCGGAATCGGACGCGGACGTCGCGGCGATCCGGGCGACGCTCCGGGAGCGCCGCGATGACTGACCCCGACCCGACGGTCGTCGTCGCGGACGCGGACGTGCTGGCCGCGGACCTGCTCGTCGGCGGCGACGCCCGCGCGGCGCTGGACCACGTGCGCCGCCACTCCTGGCTGACGCTCGTCGCGAGCGACGCCCTGCTTGACGACGCCGAGGCGACGATAGCCGCCCTCGCGGACGACGCGCTGGCCGCGGACTGGCGCGCGCGGATCGAGCGGGAGCGCGAACCGGTCAACCACCCGCCGGAAGACCATCCGGGGCTGGCCAGCGCCTACCGCGCCGGGGCCGCACACCTGCTCACGTACGACGACGACCTCCGGGCCGCGGAGACGGGGCTGTCGCTCCAGCCGTATCAGGGCCTATCGGTGCGGCCGCCCGACGCCTTCGCCGCCGTGTTCGACGCCGAGAGCCTCTACGAGGCGACCCAAGAGGGCGAGTATCCCGGGCCGGACCGGGACCCGCGCGCCTAGGTCGCCGGCGCGACGCGCTCCTCGCCGTCGCCGTCCTCGTCGACGACGATCACCTCGCCGTCCTCGACGCGGACGTTGATCAGCGTCTTCGGCTCGTAGGGGGTCCCCTCCAAGGCGTTCCCCCCGCCGACCTTCTTCATGACGACCACGACGTCGACCAGTTCCGCGCCGATGCCGTCGAGCGCCTCCGTGATCGCCCGCAGCGTGCCGCCGGTCGAGAGCATGTCGTCGAGCACGAGGACGCGGTCGCCCTCGTCGACGTCGTTGATGTACATCTCGCTCTCCGAGTAACCCGTCTCCTGAAACAGCGACACCTCGCCGTCCAGCCCGTACTCGCGCTTCCGGATGACGACCAGCGGGATGTCGGTCGTCAGCGACACCGCGGTGCTGATGTGGATGCCCATCGCCGCCGGCGTGACGATCTTGTCCACGTCCGCCAGGTCCGCCTTCCGGATGATCCCGTTGACGACTTCCCGGAGCAGGCCGGGCTCCAGCATCGGAACGCAGTTGCTGATGGGGTGGACGAGGTACTCGTAACCGCCCTCCTTCTCGATGATAGGGGCCTCGTGGAGGGATCGCCGGAGTTTATCCATGCCGAAAGTACGCAAGCCGGCGGAAAAACCTACTGGATCGGCGGACGCCCGACCTACCGCTCGGCCAGCCAGTCGGCGAACCGCTCCAGGGCCCGCCCGCGGTGGGAGATGGCGTTTTTCGCCGCCGTGTCCATCTCCGCGAACGTCTCGCCGTCGTGTTCGAAGACGGGGTCGTAGCCGAAGCCGCCCTCGCCGCGGGGCTCGACGATCCGGCCCCGGACGTTCCCCTCGAACGTCTCCGCGGTCTCGCCGTCGTAGTAGACCATGACGGTCCGGAACGCTGCGCGGCGGTTCCCCTCGTCGGCGACCAGATCCGGGATGCGCTCGATCCCGAGCGTGTCCTCGACGAACGAGGAGTACGCGCCCGGGAAGCCGTCGAGCGCCTCGACGAACAGCCCGGTGTCGTCGACCAGCACCGGCTCGTCGCCGTCGGTCTCCGCGAACGTCTCGCGCGCGCCGTACAGCGCTATCTCCTCCAGTTCGCCCTGGATCTCCGTGTAGTCGTACGGCACCTGCTCGACCGGCTCGTCGAGGTACTCGCGGGCCTCGCGGACCTTCCCCTCGTTGCCCGTCACGAAACGGATCATGTCGGAGTGGCCGGACCGCGCGGGAAAATAGCCGTCGGTCCGCGGCGGTCGCCCGGCGGGAAAACCAAGCTACTCGAACCGGACCACTGGGCCGGCGCGAGCGCGTGGCGCACCGACGCGCCGCGGGCGAGCGTTCGGGGAAGGGCAGGCTGTCGGGACGATAGCATCCGCGAGCGCCGTGGGCGCTCGCGGCCTTTTTTGATCGACATTTTTTCGAGGAGCGGTGCGCCGGCGGCGCACCCGACGAGAAAAAAGGTCGTCTTAGTCCACGACCACTTCGACCGGCTCGTCGTCGTCCTCGGCGTCGTCGGCGTCGCCGCCCTGCTCGTTCCACAGGAGGACGCCCGCGATACCGAGCACGATCCACGACCGCCAGTTGGCGAGGTTGAGCGTGTAACCGATGCCGAAGGGCTTCTCGACCAGCATCCCGTCGCCGGGCTGCCAGTAGGAGGACAGCAGCCGGCGGACGCTTGGTCGCTCGAAGTTGTACGGCACGCCGAGCAGTTCGCCTGACTTCGGTTTGTCGGCCATACGAGACGTTACGACGGTCACGAACATGAACGTTACCGTCGACTGCCCCGACAGGAACCCGAACCGCCGCGCTACTGGTACCGGCCGCGGCCCTCGATCGCCCGCAGTCGGTCGAGGACGGCGTCGTCGCCGCGGGCGGCGTACGCCGCCTCGAACGCCTCGCGCAGCGGTTCGGGGTCGTCGGCGGTGCCGTCGAGGCTCCCCTCGAACACGTGCAGGTCCATCGCGTAGTCCTCCGCGTCGTCGGTGTAGTAGCCCAGGCCGAAGTCGATGAGGTAGGTACGGTCGTCCGCGACGCGGACGTTCCGGGTCGTCGGGTCGCCGTGGACGAACCCCGCCGCGTGGACCGCGGCGAGGTGGCGACCCACGTCGCGGACCCGCCGCTCCGAGAGCGCCGCGCCCAGGTCCGCGTCGCCGACCGTCTCGAACACGAGCGTTCCGTCCCGGAGGTCCACGTCGTGGACGACCGGCGTCGGGACGCCCTGCCGCCGCGCCGCGCTGGTGAGGCGGGCCTCCAGCACCGTGCGGTCGCGCCGGAGGCGGTCGTCGAGGGTGGCGTGGCGGTACGGCTTCGGGACGCGGCGCTTGGTCGTCCGCCCCGGCCCCACCTCGACGAGGGCCTCCGCACCCTGGCGCTCGCGGCCCTCGGGCGGCCGGCGGCGGACGCTCTCGCCCGCGCGCCAGGTGACCGGCACCTGGTCCGGCCGGAAGTCGGGCAGCACCTGCGACTCCTCGACGGCGACGGTGTCGCCGGCGTCGTACATCGTCGCGCCGAGCACCGCGATCATCCCGGCGTTGTCCCGCAGGAACCGCGGTTCGGGCGCGTAGAAGTCCGCGCCGCGGGCCTCGCACATCTCCGCCAGCATCGCCCGCAGGCGGTCGTTCTGCCCGACGCCGCCGCCGAGCACCAGTTCGTCGCTGCCGGTCAGCGACAGGGCGCGCTCGGCGACCTCCGTCAGCATCGCGAAGACGTTCTCCTGCAGCGAGAAGCAGACGTCCGCGACGGGCACGTCGTCGTCGACCGCTTGCTTCGCCGCGCTCATGATCCCCGAGAAGGAGAAGTCCATCCCCTTCACGACGTACGGCAGGTCGACGTAGTCGCCGCCCTTCGCGCGCCTCTCGACCTTCGGGCCGCCGGGGTGGGACCAGTCGAGGTGACGGGTGAACTTGTCGATGGCGTTGCCGACGCCGGTGTCCATCGTCTCCCCGAGCACGCGGTAGCGGCCGTTGTGAAAGCCCAGAACGTGGGCGTTCGCGCCGCTGGCGTTCAGACAGACCGGCGAGTCGAACCCCGACTGATGCCGGCCGATCTCCAGGTGCGCGACCATGTGGTTGACGCCGACCAGCGGCACGTCGAGGGACTGCGCCAGGGCGCGGGCGGCGGTGCCGACGGTCCGCAGGCACGGGCCGAGCCCCGGCCCGCGGGAGAAAGCGACGGCGTCGATCGGGCCGTCGGCGTGGGAAAGCGCCGCCTCGACGACTTCGGGGATCGACTTCGCCATGTGCTCGGCGGCCTCGCTCGGGTCGATGCCGCCGCTCTCGGGCTGGTAGGCGTCGGTCTCGATGACGGTCGTTCCGGTCCCGGCGTCGTGGACCGCCGCGCTGGCCGCCCAGGCGGTGCCCTCGATGCCGAGCACGCGGGTGTCGCTACTCACGGGTCAGTGTGTGAAGACGGCTGGTCGCGATGTGCCGCGCGGGAGCGCGGCCCATTGCCTTACTCCCACTCGGTGTAGTCACAGCGACCGCAGTGCAGGCGGTCGCCGTGGTCGGCGAGGAACGTGTCGCCACAGCGGGGGCACATCTCGCGCTCGGTCGTGCCGTCGTCCTCGTAGAGGTCGTGTCGGGCCATCTTAGGCCTCCTCCGCCTCCTCGGCGCCGTCCTCGTCGGCGACGATCTTGTTGCGCTCGAGCATGTAGTCCTGCTCGACGTCGCGGGCGTGGTCGGCGGTCTCGTACACCTTCGCCTCACCGACGGTCTTGCGCATCCCGAACTTCGTGTCGAGCTTGCGGACGACGACCTCCTCGGCGTCCTTGTTCAGCTTCGCCGCGAGGCTGTCGCGGACGGAGAGCCGGGAGGGCGTGGCCTCGTCGTGGGTCAGTTCGAACGTGACGTCGGTCCGGTGCAACATCGGGTTCTCGTCCTCGTCGATGATGTCGACATCCATGGCGTGATCAGTTACCTTCTACTTCTCCGCGAAACGGGTAAAAGGATTTCGAACGACCTTTTTCCTGCTCGGGTCGCCGTCGGCGACCGCTCGCGGCGAAAAGTGCGATCAAAAGGACCGGGCGCTCCCCCCGGTCGTACCGGGAAGCCGCGCTCACTCCTCTGGATGCTACTTCCGGTGTTTCAGAATTATCTGGAGCGCGGTACCCGGGTTGTCGTTCGCGAGATGACGCTCGACCCGATCGGTCACTTCGGCAGGGACGGCTCCGTGCTGCTGGAAGGCTTCGACGGCGTCCCTGGCCTCCACTTCCCACCAACTCTCGGCGTTCATATCACACCGGTAATCGATACGCCACCAAAAACCGGGGCTCCCGTTCATTCCGTTCAAACCGTTCAGGACGCCGGTATCCGCTCTACTTGAATCCGACCTACGCTTCCAACAGCGCAAGCGCCCGCTCGGCGTCGCCGTCCATCCGGCGAAGCAGGTCGGCGAACTCCGCCCGCGTCCCGGCGTCAACGCGGACGTGGACCATCCCGGCGTCGGGCTGGCCGTACACGACGCTTGCCCCGTCCGGGGCGGCGACGACCGCGGGCAGCGTCGCGAGGTCCTCCTCGCCGTCGACGACGACGGTCGTCGGGCGGTCGTCGGCGACGGCGTCGCGCAAGGCGACCAGCAGGTCGGCGGTCAGCGAGGCGGCGGGGTTCTCGACCTCGACGGTGTGGTCCTCGCGGATCGTCTCGCTGACCTCCCCGTCGACGGCCTCGCGTTTGGTGCGGCCGTCGACCACGGCGACGTCCGGGGTGCGGCCGACGCGCTCGAAGTGGTACGTGACGATGTCGCCGACGGCGACCAGCGGCCCGGTCACGTCCGCGAGGACGCGCTCCGGGTCGGTCTCGACGGGGCCGAACGGCTCCTTGAACGCGCCGCGGAGGTCGGGCGGGAGCGTCAGGAGCGGGTCGGGGTCGTCGGACGCCACGCTAGCGAACCTTCAGGGCGTACGCGCCCGGCTCCGCGACCTCCATCTCCTCGGCGATCCGGCTCTCCTCGGGGTGGGCGATGTACACGTAACCGGCCCAGTCCTCCGTGAGGCTGCTGGAGCCACAGGACGGGCAGGTCTCCTCGTTGGGCTCGACGACGCGGTGGCACTCGCGGCAGACGAGGCGGTCTTCGGCCATCGTCACTCACCCGTCGTCGCCTGGCGCTGCTGGCGGTCCTCCTCGAGCCAGCCGTGCTTGCCGAGGCCGACCTGCTTCGCGGTCAGCCCGATCTTGCTGTCCCGGGGGTTGCGCTCGTCGATGCTCTTGGTGACGATGCGGGCGCGAACGGCGTCCTCGACCGTCAGCGTGCGGTTGGACTCGTTCGACGCGAGCGTCTGGTTCTCGCTGTCGTACGCGAGGAACTCGTCGGAGATCTGCGAGACGTGGAGCAGCCCGTCGACGGGGCCGATCCCGACGAACGCGCCGAACTCCACGACCTCGACGACGTTGCCGTCGACGACCTCCTGCATCTGGGGGTCGTACGTGACGGCGTCGAACTCGGCCTCGTAGTAGACGCCGGGGCGGTTCGGAAGCACGCTCCCCTCGCCGATGTCGTGGACGTTGACGACGCTGACGACGCTGCCGACGTCCTCGTCCATCCGGCCCTCCAGTTTGTCCTGGAGGAGGCGCTTGACTAGCTGTGGCGTTACGTCCGCGAGCTCCTGTGGCGGCACTTCGACGGTGTCCTTGAGCCTGACCCGTTTGTACATGATTATGGTTGAGTGACTGCGAGTTTGTTCTTGCCCCTTAAACCAATTACTGGCACGCCCGCGTCGAGGACGCGGTCCCGGAGGGGCCGGTCGTTCGTGACGACGTAGTCGGCGGTGCCCTCGCGGGCGAGTTCGACGACCGCGTCGTCGGCGTACGATGCTTCGGTGTCGACGAGGAGACAGCGGTCCGTCGCCAGGTCGTGGCCCACGCTCGCCGCGATGCCCTCCTCGCCGCCGGTGTCCGACAGCTTCCGGAGCTCCTCGGCGACGGCCTGGGGCGCGACGGCCTCGTAGCCGCCGAGCACCCGGTCGAGTTCGTCGAACAGCCGCACGTCGAGTTCGACGGGCATCATGAGCGCGTTCGTGTCGATGGCGACGGTCGTCATCTACCCCGTGAGCGTCCCCACGCCGATGAGCCGCCAGCGCGCCCCGATCCGGCGGTTGATGGCTATCTTCGCGCCCTCGGGAGCACACACCGGCCGCTTGAGCCGGACTTCGCACTCGTCGCCGCGGGCGCTCGTGACGGAGCCGA
It encodes:
- a CDS encoding thermonuclease family protein, producing MRRALLACLFVLALSGCLGAVTDDGARTTERIEVTVVEVTDGDTVEVAYPNGTRETVRLLGVDTPEVHTENDPSEFEGVPDTAAGRECLRDWGHRSSEFARAELVGEEVTLVVDPEADRRGGYGRLLAYVDYEDGRFNRALVERGYARLYDTTFADRDAYASAERSARGNGTGLWACTDA
- a CDS encoding potassium channel family protein — protein: MKFVIVGYGRVGTRTARILREEGHEVIVVERDAEKAKRARSDGFETVEGDGGEESVLDEADLDTVDAVGGMTGDLNVNFAACMVGKHHGCRTVLRIDEDYREEIYEKYADDVDEIIYPERLGAAGAKTALLGGDFNVVSDLTEKLQLTVFTIREGSPLVGERISSVDLPTTARIYAHGRTDEPLTIPLPGTRIEADDRIAVIVASDAVETVRQSVLPAA
- a CDS encoding dihydrodipicolinate synthase family protein; amino-acid sequence: MHGTGAPLLTPFDDEGDVDHDALRELATWLTDAGVDFLVPCGSTSEAPLLTPDERERVVATVADAVDCPVVAGTGTEGLRASVQAAERAAAAGADAVLAVTPHYYDYGQEALAEFYRDLADDSPVPVYLYSVPPYTDVALEPETVAAVADHDNVAGIKDSSGDLTRLQRTIAGVPEDFDVFVGSGSVYALGLDAGATGGIVAISNVTPERASEVYRRYRDGDEAEARRINRDLIDLEQALVVHGAPGFKAGARARGQPAGRARRPFRPLDDEAREEIAALVAERT
- a CDS encoding putative sulfate/molybdate transporter, with product MATSTDHAVRDRLAFTAGEVTGALGDSVTVLPIVVALGATTAVSLPHVLLLFGAFQVVWGLVYGLPLSVEPMKALAGLAIAGALTAGELAAAGLVAGVALLALGAVGALDRIESAVGRPVVRGIQLAVALLLLETGLSLGAANLALAGVGAGVALVAVVARRGRASALAVLAVGAAIAVAEAGVPSPAVPELAAFASGTPTLSPAALEGAAAQLAMTVGNAAVATAVLCADLFDRDVSPDDLSTSMGAMTLSAVPLGGIPMCHGSGGLAGKYAFGARTGGANVVLGVLYVAVALVAGGGLVMAYPTALLGVLLVVVAWQLGRAAAATDDYLLTAAVGVAGLLINVGVAFVAGALAFRYLR
- a CDS encoding DUF7384 family protein codes for the protein MTDPDPTVVVADADVLAADLLVGGDARAALDHVRRHSWLTLVASDALLDDAEATIAALADDALAADWRARIEREREPVNHPPEDHPGLASAYRAGAAHLLTYDDDLRAAETGLSLQPYQGLSVRPPDAFAAVFDAESLYEATQEGEYPGPDRDPRA
- the hpt gene encoding hypoxanthine/guanine phosphoribosyltransferase is translated as MDKLRRSLHEAPIIEKEGGYEYLVHPISNCVPMLEPGLLREVVNGIIRKADLADVDKIVTPAAMGIHISTAVSLTTDIPLVVIRKREYGLDGEVSLFQETGYSESEMYINDVDEGDRVLVLDDMLSTGGTLRAITEALDGIGAELVDVVVVMKKVGGGNALEGTPYEPKTLINVRVEDGEVIVVDEDGDGEERVAPAT
- a CDS encoding XTP/dITP diphosphatase, translating into MIRFVTGNEGKVREAREYLDEPVEQVPYDYTEIQGELEEIALYGARETFAETDGDEPVLVDDTGLFVEALDGFPGAYSSFVEDTLGIERIPDLVADEGNRRAAFRTVMVYYDGETAETFEGNVRGRIVEPRGEGGFGYDPVFEHDGETFAEMDTAAKNAISHRGRALERFADWLAER
- a CDS encoding DUF5808 domain-containing protein, translated to MADKPKSGELLGVPYNFERPSVRRLLSSYWQPGDGMLVEKPFGIGYTLNLANWRSWIVLGIAGVLLWNEQGGDADDAEDDDEPVEVVVD
- a CDS encoding bifunctional N(6)-L-threonylcarbamoyladenine synthase/serine/threonine protein kinase; this translates as MSSDTRVLGIEGTAWAASAAVHDAGTGTTVIETDAYQPESGGIDPSEAAEHMAKSIPEVVEAALSHADGPIDAVAFSRGPGLGPCLRTVGTAARALAQSLDVPLVGVNHMVAHLEIGRHQSGFDSPVCLNASGANAHVLGFHNGRYRVLGETMDTGVGNAIDKFTRHLDWSHPGGPKVERRAKGGDYVDLPYVVKGMDFSFSGIMSAAKQAVDDDVPVADVCFSLQENVFAMLTEVAERALSLTGSDELVLGGGVGQNDRLRAMLAEMCEARGADFYAPEPRFLRDNAGMIAVLGATMYDAGDTVAVEESQVLPDFRPDQVPVTWRAGESVRRRPPEGRERQGAEALVEVGPGRTTKRRVPKPYRHATLDDRLRRDRTVLEARLTSAARRQGVPTPVVHDVDLRDGTLVFETVGDADLGAALSERRVRDVGRHLAAVHAAGFVHGDPTTRNVRVADDRTYLIDFGLGYYTDDAEDYAMDLHVFEGSLDGTADDPEPLREAFEAAYAARGDDAVLDRLRAIEGRGRYQ
- a CDS encoding 30S ribosomal protein S27ae; amino-acid sequence: MARHDLYEDDGTTEREMCPRCGDTFLADHGDRLHCGRCDYTEWE
- a CDS encoding 30S ribosomal protein S24e; the encoded protein is MDVDIIDEDENPMLHRTDVTFELTHDEATPSRLSVRDSLAAKLNKDAEEVVVRKLDTKFGMRKTVGEAKVYETADHARDVEQDYMLERNKIVADEDGAEEAEEA
- a CDS encoding GTP-dependent dephospho-CoA kinase family protein, translated to MASDDPDPLLTLPPDLRGAFKEPFGPVETDPERVLADVTGPLVAVGDIVTYHFERVGRTPDVAVVDGRTKREAVDGEVSETIREDHTVEVENPAASLTADLLVALRDAVADDRPTTVVVDGEEDLATLPAVVAAPDGASVVYGQPDAGMVHVRVDAGTRAEFADLLRRMDGDAERALALLEA
- the spt4 gene encoding transcription elongation factor subunit Spt4, translating into MAEDRLVCRECHRVVEPNEETCPSCGSSSLTEDWAGYVYIAHPEESRIAEEMEVAEPGAYALKVR
- a CDS encoding DNA-directed RNA polymerase, encoding MYKRVRLKDTVEVPPQELADVTPQLVKRLLQDKLEGRMDEDVGSVVSVVNVHDIGEGSVLPNRPGVYYEAEFDAVTYDPQMQEVVDGNVVEVVEFGAFVGIGPVDGLLHVSQISDEFLAYDSENQTLASNESNRTLTVEDAVRARIVTKSIDERNPRDSKIGLTAKQVGLGKHGWLEEDRQQRQATTGE
- a CDS encoding PIN domain-containing protein gives rise to the protein MTTVAIDTNALMMPVELDVRLFDELDRVLGGYEAVAPQAVAEELRKLSDTGGEEGIAASVGHDLATDRCLLVDTEASYADDAVVELAREGTADYVVTNDRPLRDRVLDAGVPVIGLRGKNKLAVTQP